One genomic region from Magallana gigas chromosome 3, xbMagGiga1.1, whole genome shotgun sequence encodes:
- the LOC105320172 gene encoding tetraspanin-9 isoform X1 — protein sequence MATDQGGTFDPFKQFGIFGIAFLIINAVLVFLGLGLVTVGAQALNELSKINSENIKPLLELDSVQAVDMVTAVSIILIVIGIVLTLGAFGLGIAGAYLKKKFILLQYAVFVLILLLMKIVVIALWFTMKNEVETDMQGKMLSILQSYYLDDGTTSSYPISNAWNYLFLTLGCCGVNPVISTTNDFDGTSWCTTSGSCQATSSQIPKTCCLNINKYNYTSAPTACHASVNPGTYNTKGCYAALKEKLLYHSLSIIVLALTTMFIEVKALSLVFLIRGKNRQQCLTLCRNMCVSPSVGVAPDKSRWI from the exons ATGGCTACCGATCAAGGCGGAACATTTGACCCATTCAAACAATTCGGAATATTTGGGATAGCGTTTTTGATAATCAATGCAGTTCTTGTA TTCCTGGGATTAGGGTTGGTTACCGTTGGGGCCCAAGCTTTAAATGAATTGTCAAAGATCAATTCAGAAAACATCAAACCCCTTCTGGAATTGGATTCCGTTCAAGCAGTTGACATGGTCACAGCTGTCTCTATTATTCTTATCGTAATTGGAATAGTACTCACATTGGGGGCGTTTGGACTTGGTATCGCTGgagcatatttaaaaaaaaagttcattctACTTCAG TATGccgtttttgttttgattttacttCTTATGAAGATTGTTGTCATAGCTTTGTGGTTCACAATGAAAAACGAG GTAGAGACGGATATGCAAGGAAAAATGTTGTCAATATTGCAGTCTTATTATTTAGATGACGGGACTACAAGCAGCTATCCCATATCTAATGCTTGGAATTACTTGTTTTTGACG CTTGGCTGTTGTGGAGTTAATCCTGTAATATCAACAACGAATGATTTCGATGGTACGTCTTGGTGTACGACTTCAGGAAGCTGTCAAGCAACTAGTTCACAAATCCCAAAGACCTGCTGCCTCAATAttaacaaatacaattatacCTCTGCTCCAACTGCATGTCATGCAAGCGTTAACCCAGGAACATACAATACAAAG GGTTGTTACGCTGCACTGAAGGAAAAGTTGCTGTATCATTCGTTGAGCATCATTGTTCTTGCTTTAACGACTATGTTTATTGAG GTAAAAGCGTTGAGCTTGGTGTTTTTGATACGTGGTAAAAACAGACAACAGTGTCTCACCCTATGTCGCAACATGTGCGTGTCACCGTCAGTGGGAGTTGCACCAGATAAAAGCAG ATGGATTTGA
- the LOC136273536 gene encoding integrase/recombinase xerD homolog: protein MYLDDGFGCHSKYDEACKISKEVQYDLVCSGFVPKVEKSMWIPCQVIEYLGVVLDCNMGKIYIPEKRVFKIQKTIFKIEHFMNQNCRIKVFERDLIQLPSKLREKVYALPGIMQASRADSTINKYCNSFLRFKKWAKEQGIEESELFPSKPLHVSIYLACLVQRANSPSPIVDAFYGIKWAHDLVGFNSPTDNQFVKNIMEGGKRIVAKPVQKKEPITVENLRCMYLKLFECNNLYNQRIICMVLLAFAGFLRSSELINIKRSDIQFLPDHIEIFIESSKTDIYRDGTRVVIARTFSYMCPVSNFELYLRLAGIQDDSEEYVFCAISKSGSGYRLRNREKPLSYTRVRELFIEAFTGIVDNIKVYGLHSLRSGGATASAVRGIPDRIFKRHGRWRSESAKDGYVQDPLSERLSVSKELGL from the exons ATGTATTTAGATGATGGGTTTGGCTGCCATAGTAAGTATGACGAAGCATGCAAAATATCCAAAGAGGTACAGTATGATTTAGTTTGTTCAGGTTTTGTGCCTAAAGTGGAAAAGTCCATGTGGATCCCTTGTCAAGTTATCGAGTATCTTGGTGTTGTTttggattgtaatatggggaaAATTTACATTCCTGAAAAGCGTGTATTTAAgattcaaaaaacaattttcaaaattgagcATTTTATGAACCAGAATTGCAGAATAAAG GTATTTGAAAGAGATTTGATTCAGTTGCCTTCAAAGTTGCGTGAAAAGGTGTATGCACTTCCTGGGATTATGCAAGCGTCACGAGCGGATTCAActataaacaaatattgtaaCAGTTTCCTGAGATTTAAGAAGTGGGCAAAAGAACAAGGAATCGAGGAAAGTGAATTATTTCCTTCAAAacctttacatgtatctatttatttagCATGCTTGGTTCAACGGGCAAACTCTCCATCCCCTATTGTTGACGCATTCTATGGAATCAAATGGGCTCATGATCTTGTGGGATTCAATTCTCCGACTGACAAtcagtttgttaaaaacattatggAAGGTGGGAAACGTATAGTGGCAAAACCTGTTCAAAAGAAAGAACCAATAACTGTTGAAAATTTACGTTGTATGTATTTGAAACTGTTTGAATGTAATAATCTTTATAATCAAAGAATCATTTGTATGGTCTTGTTGGCATTCGCTGGATTTTTACGTAGCAGCGAACTCATAAATATCAAGAGATCTGATATTCAATTTTTACCTGAtcatattgaaatattcatCGAGTCTAGTAAGACTGATATCTACAGAGACGGTACAAGAGTTGTTATAGCAAGAACATTTTCATATATGTGTCCTGTTTCTAATTTTGAATTGTATCTTCGTTTAGCTGGGATTCAAGACGATTCAGAGGAATATGTATTTTGTGCTATTTCGAAATCGGGAAGTGGTTACCGGTTGCGTAATCGTGAAAAGCCTCTGTCTTACACCAGGGTTCGTGAATTATTCATCGAAGCATTTACAGGAATTGTAGATAACATCAAAGTTTATGGACTTCACAGTTTGCGGTCAGGTGGAGCGACTGCGTCGGCAGTGAGGGGAATTCCGGACAGGATATTCAAGAGACATGGACGTTGGCGTTCGGAATCTGCTAAGGATGGATATGTCCAGGATCCGCTTAGTGAACGTTTAAGTGTTTCCAAAGAACTTGGTTTATAA
- the LOC105320172 gene encoding uncharacterized protein isoform X2 — MATDQGGTFDPFKQFGIFGIAFLIINAVLVFLGLGLVTVGAQALNELSKINSENIKPLLELDSVQAVDMVTAVSIILIVIGIVLTLGAFGLGIAGAYLKKKFILLQVETDMQGKMLSILQSYYLDDGTTSSYPISNAWNYLFLTLGCCGVNPVISTTNDFDGTSWCTTSGSCQATSSQIPKTCCLNINKYNYTSAPTACHASVNPGTYNTKGCYAALKEKLLYHSLSIIVLALTTMFIEVKALSLVFLIRGKNRQQCLTLCRNMCVSPSVGVAPDKSRWI, encoded by the exons ATGGCTACCGATCAAGGCGGAACATTTGACCCATTCAAACAATTCGGAATATTTGGGATAGCGTTTTTGATAATCAATGCAGTTCTTGTA TTCCTGGGATTAGGGTTGGTTACCGTTGGGGCCCAAGCTTTAAATGAATTGTCAAAGATCAATTCAGAAAACATCAAACCCCTTCTGGAATTGGATTCCGTTCAAGCAGTTGACATGGTCACAGCTGTCTCTATTATTCTTATCGTAATTGGAATAGTACTCACATTGGGGGCGTTTGGACTTGGTATCGCTGgagcatatttaaaaaaaaagttcattctACTTCAG GTAGAGACGGATATGCAAGGAAAAATGTTGTCAATATTGCAGTCTTATTATTTAGATGACGGGACTACAAGCAGCTATCCCATATCTAATGCTTGGAATTACTTGTTTTTGACG CTTGGCTGTTGTGGAGTTAATCCTGTAATATCAACAACGAATGATTTCGATGGTACGTCTTGGTGTACGACTTCAGGAAGCTGTCAAGCAACTAGTTCACAAATCCCAAAGACCTGCTGCCTCAATAttaacaaatacaattatacCTCTGCTCCAACTGCATGTCATGCAAGCGTTAACCCAGGAACATACAATACAAAG GGTTGTTACGCTGCACTGAAGGAAAAGTTGCTGTATCATTCGTTGAGCATCATTGTTCTTGCTTTAACGACTATGTTTATTGAG GTAAAAGCGTTGAGCTTGGTGTTTTTGATACGTGGTAAAAACAGACAACAGTGTCTCACCCTATGTCGCAACATGTGCGTGTCACCGTCAGTGGGAGTTGCACCAGATAAAAGCAG ATGGATTTGA
- the LOC105320172 gene encoding uncharacterized protein isoform X3: MATDQGGTFDPFKQFGIFGIAFLIINAVLVFLGLGLVTVGAQALNELSKINSENIKPLLELDSVQAVDMVTAVSIILIVIGIVLTLGAFGLGIAGAYLKKKFILLQYAVFVLILLLMKIVVIALWFTMKNEVETDMQGKMLSILQSYYLDDGTTSSYPISNAWNYLFLTGCYAALKEKLLYHSLSIIVLALTTMFIEVKALSLVFLIRGKNRQQCLTLCRNMCVSPSVGVAPDKSRWI, translated from the exons ATGGCTACCGATCAAGGCGGAACATTTGACCCATTCAAACAATTCGGAATATTTGGGATAGCGTTTTTGATAATCAATGCAGTTCTTGTA TTCCTGGGATTAGGGTTGGTTACCGTTGGGGCCCAAGCTTTAAATGAATTGTCAAAGATCAATTCAGAAAACATCAAACCCCTTCTGGAATTGGATTCCGTTCAAGCAGTTGACATGGTCACAGCTGTCTCTATTATTCTTATCGTAATTGGAATAGTACTCACATTGGGGGCGTTTGGACTTGGTATCGCTGgagcatatttaaaaaaaaagttcattctACTTCAG TATGccgtttttgttttgattttacttCTTATGAAGATTGTTGTCATAGCTTTGTGGTTCACAATGAAAAACGAG GTAGAGACGGATATGCAAGGAAAAATGTTGTCAATATTGCAGTCTTATTATTTAGATGACGGGACTACAAGCAGCTATCCCATATCTAATGCTTGGAATTACTTGTTTTTGACG GGTTGTTACGCTGCACTGAAGGAAAAGTTGCTGTATCATTCGTTGAGCATCATTGTTCTTGCTTTAACGACTATGTTTATTGAG GTAAAAGCGTTGAGCTTGGTGTTTTTGATACGTGGTAAAAACAGACAACAGTGTCTCACCCTATGTCGCAACATGTGCGTGTCACCGTCAGTGGGAGTTGCACCAGATAAAAGCAG ATGGATTTGA